The [Bacillus] selenitireducens MLS10 genome includes a region encoding these proteins:
- a CDS encoding HAD family hydrolase — translation MTNAIFFDLDDTLLNDARSVETALRKTCAFAESKARVEANSLYEAIRLKAPEVYARYDAYPFTKKIGINPFEGLWGEFDDPSDGFRELKSIITHYQKTSWTEALQYCGINDEQLGRQLATTFRTERLANPFLFDDALPVLEELKESYELVLLTNGSPQLQNIKLKLTPELVPYFSTIIISGEFGIGKPDPSIFEHALSLAGQKAQDVLMVGDNLMTDIKGANATGITSVWLNREGKQPKVVRPDHEIASLDELKKLLPC, via the coding sequence ATGACAAACGCCATCTTTTTTGACCTTGATGATACTTTATTAAACGACGCGCGAAGTGTGGAAACAGCCCTTCGTAAAACATGTGCCTTTGCCGAATCGAAAGCGAGAGTGGAAGCAAACAGCCTGTATGAAGCGATTCGCCTGAAAGCACCGGAGGTCTATGCAAGGTATGATGCTTACCCATTTACGAAAAAAATCGGGATTAACCCTTTTGAAGGCCTTTGGGGCGAGTTTGACGATCCGTCTGACGGCTTCAGAGAACTCAAATCGATTATTACCCATTACCAGAAGACGAGTTGGACCGAAGCGCTTCAATACTGCGGCATCAACGATGAACAGCTTGGCCGTCAACTGGCCACCACGTTCAGAACAGAGCGTCTCGCCAACCCGTTCTTGTTTGACGATGCCTTGCCGGTCCTTGAAGAGCTAAAAGAATCTTATGAACTGGTACTGTTGACGAATGGGTCACCGCAGCTTCAAAATATCAAGCTGAAACTGACGCCCGAACTGGTTCCTTACTTTTCGACCATTATTATCTCCGGCGAGTTCGGAATCGGAAAGCCGGACCCGTCGATTTTTGAACACGCCCTCTCCCTCGCCGGTCAAAAAGCGCAAGATGTGCTCATGGTCGGCGATAATCTCATGACGGATATCAAAGGGGCCAACGCCACAGGCATCACATCTGTCTGGTTGAATCGCGAAGGGAAACAGCCAAAGGTTGTCCGCCCGGATCATGAAATCGCCTCACTCGACGAACTGAAGAAGCTCCTCCCCTGTTGA
- a CDS encoding YitT family protein: protein MNRLKQVTEGLKVRPFLIIIVGTLIFGFGIIHFNIQNGLAHGGFTGITLFLYYLFAIEPSFSNLALNIPLFLIGYKLFGKNMLIYSIFGTLSLSVSLRIFELYPVTEIPLHDDMILVSLFAGVFAGTGLGMIFRAGGTTGGADILARLAEKYFGMSIGKFMFSFDAAVITISMIHLTLTQAMYTLVTVFVASRVIDLIIEGASAAKSTMIISSKTEAISKAIIERMGRGSTVITGRGSFTESERQILYCVVNRHELIQLKNLIQEVDPYAFFSINDVKEVSGEGFTFDKQYRPLKPTS, encoded by the coding sequence ATGAACAGATTAAAGCAGGTAACAGAAGGTCTTAAAGTCAGACCGTTTCTCATCATCATCGTCGGGACACTCATTTTCGGCTTCGGCATCATTCATTTTAATATACAAAACGGTTTGGCACACGGAGGCTTTACCGGCATTACGCTGTTTTTATACTATCTCTTTGCCATCGAACCGTCTTTTTCGAATTTGGCACTGAACATCCCCCTCTTTTTAATCGGCTATAAACTCTTTGGGAAGAATATGCTTATCTACAGCATCTTCGGTACCTTGTCTTTGTCTGTTTCTCTTCGGATCTTCGAACTGTACCCGGTGACGGAAATCCCCCTTCATGACGACATGATTCTCGTCTCACTCTTCGCAGGGGTCTTTGCCGGCACCGGTCTCGGCATGATCTTCAGAGCCGGTGGCACAACCGGCGGCGCAGACATTCTCGCCCGTCTCGCTGAGAAATACTTCGGGATGAGCATCGGGAAATTTATGTTCAGCTTTGATGCAGCCGTGATCACCATTTCCATGATCCACCTGACGCTCACGCAGGCGATGTATACCCTCGTCACCGTGTTTGTGGCAAGCCGGGTTATTGATCTGATCATTGAAGGGGCAAGTGCGGCTAAATCCACAATGATCATCTCAAGCAAAACTGAGGCCATCTCAAAAGCCATCATTGAGCGAATGGGAAGGGGTTCCACCGTCATTACCGGGCGCGGAAGCTTCACGGAAAGCGAACGCCAGATTCTCTACTGTGTCGTGAACCGTCACGAGCTCATTCAGCTGAAGAATTTGATCCAGGAAGTGGACCCGTACGCTTTCTTCTCCATCAATGATGTCAAGGAAGTGTCCGGAGAAGGCTTCACGTTCGATAAACAGTACCGGCCTTTAAAACCGACCTCCTGA
- a CDS encoding O-acetylhomoserine aminocarboxypropyltransferase/cysteine synthase family protein produces MFFQQQKEESAVGKEVNEWKKSTQLLHAGQVADPATGARAVPIYQTTSYVFDDAEHAERLFSLAEPGNIYSRIMNPTVDAFEKRMAILEDGVGALATSSGMSAITLTIFNLAEAGDEIVAASNLYGGTYNLFKNTLPKYGIKVHFTDSTDPEAVRKAITPKTKAVFAETIGNPSLNVLDFEAISDVAHEAGVPLIIDGTFGSPAVCRPLQHGADIVIHSATKWIGGHGTTIGGVVVDGGRFEWSKEKFPMFHEPDPGYDGLQYKDLGELAFILKMRVQLMRDIGAAMSPFNAFLLLQGLETLNLRMERHQANALALAEKLQSHPQVEWVSYPGLKDHPAHDLAEQYLSGGYGPVVNFGIKGGRDAGRELIRHVKLWSHVANVGDAKSLIIHPASTTHLQLSDEDLATTGVTPDLVRLSVGLEDIDDLYEALDEALRIASGDHPAEEEPDHLYERMMSSAVLHQPEGSRRKVILNYGSDESVKPFKRLGYRVISESDLTQDSVVDYITANDESAVSRDVLDQYEPLGILYIGE; encoded by the coding sequence ATGTTTTTTCAACAGCAAAAGGAGGAATCAGCAGTGGGAAAAGAAGTGAATGAATGGAAGAAGAGTACGCAGCTGCTTCATGCAGGACAGGTGGCCGATCCGGCTACAGGTGCGAGAGCCGTTCCGATTTATCAGACGACGTCTTACGTCTTTGACGATGCGGAACACGCGGAAAGGCTGTTTTCTCTCGCAGAACCCGGCAACATTTACAGCCGCATTATGAACCCGACAGTGGATGCTTTTGAGAAGCGGATGGCGATCCTTGAGGACGGCGTGGGTGCATTGGCCACTTCGTCAGGCATGTCGGCGATCACCCTGACCATCTTCAACCTTGCAGAAGCGGGAGACGAAATCGTTGCCGCATCGAATTTGTATGGCGGCACATACAATCTCTTTAAAAATACCCTCCCGAAATACGGGATCAAGGTACATTTTACGGATTCGACGGATCCTGAAGCCGTCAGAAAAGCGATCACACCAAAGACAAAAGCCGTTTTCGCCGAAACAATCGGGAATCCGAGCCTGAACGTCCTTGATTTTGAAGCCATATCCGATGTGGCACACGAAGCGGGTGTGCCGCTGATTATCGACGGGACCTTCGGGTCACCGGCGGTCTGCCGCCCTTTGCAGCATGGAGCGGATATCGTGATCCATTCGGCAACGAAATGGATTGGCGGACACGGAACGACCATCGGCGGGGTCGTGGTTGATGGAGGACGGTTCGAGTGGTCAAAAGAGAAATTCCCGATGTTCCATGAACCGGACCCGGGTTATGACGGCCTTCAGTATAAAGATCTCGGCGAACTGGCCTTCATCTTAAAGATGCGCGTTCAGCTCATGCGTGATATTGGAGCGGCGATGAGTCCGTTTAATGCGTTCCTTCTCCTGCAGGGTCTTGAAACGCTGAATCTGCGTATGGAACGCCATCAGGCGAATGCCCTTGCCCTCGCGGAGAAGCTTCAGTCGCATCCGCAGGTTGAATGGGTCAGCTATCCTGGACTGAAGGATCATCCGGCCCATGATTTAGCTGAACAATATTTGAGCGGCGGGTATGGCCCGGTTGTGAACTTCGGCATCAAAGGCGGTCGTGATGCGGGGCGGGAATTGATCCGTCACGTGAAACTGTGGAGCCACGTCGCGAATGTCGGCGATGCGAAGAGCCTGATCATCCATCCCGCGAGCACAACGCATCTCCAGCTTTCCGATGAGGACCTTGCCACGACGGGAGTTACACCGGATCTCGTGCGTCTGTCCGTCGGACTTGAAGACATTGATGACTTGTACGAAGCCCTCGATGAAGCACTGCGCATAGCTTCCGGCGATCATCCTGCGGAGGAGGAGCCGGATCATCTGTACGAGCGGATGATGTCTTCCGCTGTCCTTCATCAGCCGGAAGGTTCGAGACGAAAAGTGATTCTGAACTATGGATCAGATGAATCTGTTAAACCGTTCAAACGACTCGGGTACAGAGTAATTTCAGAATCGGATCTGACGCAGGACAGCGTCGTCGATTACATTACAGCCAACGACGAATCAGCTGTCTCCCGGGATGTCTTGGATCAGTATGAACCTCTTGGCATCCTCTATATAGGTGAATAA
- a CDS encoding methyl-accepting chemotaxis protein — protein sequence MIQYIRDASLRKKILGTFSIVIMLLIVSSITTYIQMSQVGGEMDEYGEANERAVAATEVAALVRATYILKSDELRTGEEMDTAQFETWTTTLNSHLSLLEEGLQEEEQLALLASVQENLEAFYNQIERVPDQVGPIQNQRMDELADLRGDVVDDALALTNVIQGQAEVAEANVIGIIDDNSLFFSVVIGLNIILGTVFFYLLSRNMSRSLNEVVGRMEAISEGNIHVSEIEVKGKDEMGQMGLAVNRMLGSLKEMVGKISESSDQVAASSEELLASASETSRATEEISESIQEVALGADKQLNKASDNSQIVSEMRSQVDRATSAIDEVDQVTENANEKTVQGKQTLEMTISQIHEIQGVTKDIDESVQRVSERSDQIGNIIKLINDVAEQTNLLALNAAIEAARAGEHGKGFAVVADEVRKLAEQTGNATGDIQKLIEEMQVEVSRSVDYTQSGSKAVELGTDYANQAGKAFDDVDDAVVAVTKRMADVTGIMKEIKEGIGNVEDSVSETKALSESSAGYSENVAASAEEQTASMEEVHASANQLADMAEELQEVIAAFNKS from the coding sequence GTGATTCAATATATTCGGGATGCTAGTCTTAGGAAAAAGATACTCGGTACGTTCAGTATTGTTATTATGCTGCTTATCGTCAGTTCGATAACCACGTACATTCAGATGTCACAGGTTGGCGGAGAGATGGATGAATATGGAGAAGCCAACGAACGGGCGGTGGCCGCGACGGAAGTGGCAGCACTGGTCAGGGCGACGTACATATTGAAGTCAGATGAGCTGAGAACGGGCGAAGAGATGGATACAGCTCAGTTCGAGACCTGGACGACCACATTGAACAGTCACCTCTCGCTCCTTGAAGAAGGTCTCCAAGAGGAGGAGCAACTTGCCTTGCTCGCCTCTGTCCAGGAAAACCTTGAAGCCTTTTATAATCAAATTGAGCGTGTTCCTGATCAGGTGGGTCCGATTCAGAATCAGCGGATGGATGAATTGGCTGATTTGAGAGGGGACGTGGTGGATGATGCCCTTGCACTCACGAACGTTATTCAGGGTCAGGCAGAAGTCGCAGAGGCAAACGTAATCGGAATCATTGATGACAATTCACTGTTCTTCTCCGTTGTAATCGGATTGAACATCATTCTCGGAACCGTCTTTTTCTACCTCCTGAGCCGGAATATGTCCCGTTCACTGAATGAAGTCGTCGGTCGCATGGAAGCGATCAGTGAAGGCAATATTCATGTGTCCGAGATAGAGGTTAAAGGAAAAGATGAAATGGGACAGATGGGTCTGGCAGTGAATCGAATGCTTGGAAGCTTAAAGGAAATGGTCGGTAAGATCTCCGAATCGTCAGATCAGGTCGCGGCAAGTTCAGAAGAACTGTTGGCATCGGCAAGTGAGACAAGCCGCGCGACCGAAGAGATCAGCGAATCGATTCAGGAAGTGGCATTGGGTGCGGATAAACAGTTGAACAAAGCATCTGACAACTCCCAAATCGTAAGCGAAATGCGCAGTCAGGTTGACCGCGCCACATCGGCAATCGATGAAGTGGATCAGGTTACGGAAAATGCAAACGAGAAGACCGTTCAGGGCAAACAGACGCTCGAAATGACGATATCCCAGATTCATGAAATCCAGGGCGTCACGAAAGATATTGATGAATCCGTCCAGCGGGTGTCCGAGCGTTCCGATCAGATTGGCAATATTATTAAACTCATCAATGACGTTGCGGAACAGACGAATCTTCTCGCCCTGAATGCGGCCATAGAGGCTGCAAGAGCAGGCGAGCATGGCAAAGGGTTTGCGGTGGTGGCTGATGAAGTCCGAAAGCTTGCGGAGCAGACCGGGAACGCAACAGGGGATATTCAGAAACTGATCGAAGAAATGCAGGTTGAGGTTTCGAGGTCCGTGGATTATACCCAATCAGGCAGTAAAGCTGTTGAGCTTGGAACGGACTATGCGAATCAGGCCGGAAAAGCGTTCGATGATGTGGATGATGCCGTAGTTGCGGTGACGAAGAGAATGGCAGACGTGACAGGGATTATGAAGGAAATAAAAGAAGGAATCGGTAATGTCGAGGATTCCGTATCCGAAACGAAAGCGTTGAGTGAATCATCGGCCGGATACAGTGAAAATGTTGCTGCTTCAGCTGAAGAACAGACTGCATCCATGGAGGAGGTTCATGCTTCAGCCAATCAGCTTGCGGACATGGCTGAAGAGCTCCAGGAAGTTATCGCGGCCTTCAATAAGTCTTGA
- a CDS encoding universal stress protein has product MLDETYKHILMCYDGSKNAEKALMKAVNVAKRNEAKLSVVHIIHKDNPQFEVVKPSNFQAEADQHAEEIRRHVEAVMDRADFKAFEVLIDTGNPKTKITYDYIDDLGTDLVICGHTGMDSYDKMDMGSTSENIARYSSVDVMIVK; this is encoded by the coding sequence ATGCTCGATGAAACATACAAGCATATCTTAATGTGTTATGATGGCTCAAAAAATGCAGAGAAAGCATTGATGAAAGCAGTCAATGTGGCAAAACGGAATGAGGCAAAATTGAGTGTTGTGCACATCATTCATAAGGATAATCCTCAGTTTGAAGTGGTTAAACCGTCAAACTTTCAAGCGGAAGCCGATCAGCATGCAGAAGAGATTCGCCGTCATGTAGAGGCAGTGATGGACCGTGCAGACTTTAAGGCGTTTGAGGTGCTGATTGACACCGGTAATCCGAAAACGAAAATTACCTACGATTATATCGATGACCTGGGAACGGATCTTGTCATATGCGGGCATACCGGTATGGATTCCTATGACAAGATGGACATGGGCAGCACGTCAGAGAACATTGCCCGATACTCCAGTGTGGACGTCATGATCGTCAAATAA
- the fdhD gene encoding formate dehydrogenase accessory sulfurtransferase FdhD, producing the protein MKIFCPEEFPVALFVNGQEMSVYQLTNEDLEEWCYGHLFSEGVIESADDVEEVVIREGKISVELREDLDADALMQRKKRMTAGCGNGVTFFSMNDVLGFPKVETSHRVTLTYLLKKRHEFAKASPMYNETGGMHGACFIMPDGSLVIREDIGRHNAVDKVIGYGLLNGVNPEDVILLTTGRVSYEMLSKSARYGIGVIGSRTAATKQAVQLANFLGVEVVGYIRGKMSFVYTKHEKVINDLKAATSI; encoded by the coding sequence ATGAAGATTTTCTGTCCGGAAGAATTTCCGGTTGCCCTGTTTGTTAATGGGCAGGAGATGTCCGTCTATCAGCTGACGAATGAAGATCTTGAAGAATGGTGCTATGGTCACTTATTCAGTGAAGGAGTCATTGAATCAGCCGACGATGTTGAAGAAGTCGTCATCAGAGAGGGGAAAATATCCGTCGAGTTGAGAGAAGATCTCGATGCGGATGCGCTGATGCAGCGGAAGAAGCGTATGACGGCGGGATGCGGTAACGGGGTGACATTTTTCTCAATGAACGATGTCCTCGGGTTTCCGAAAGTGGAAACATCGCACCGGGTCACACTGACGTATCTGCTGAAAAAACGGCATGAATTTGCGAAGGCGTCCCCGATGTATAACGAAACAGGGGGCATGCATGGTGCCTGTTTTATCATGCCGGATGGGTCACTGGTCATCAGGGAAGACATCGGCCGCCACAATGCAGTGGATAAGGTGATCGGATACGGGCTCTTGAACGGTGTGAATCCGGAAGATGTGATCTTATTGACAACTGGCAGGGTATCCTATGAGATGCTGTCAAAGTCTGCAAGATACGGAATCGGTGTGATTGGAAGCAGAACGGCTGCCACAAAACAGGCTGTTCAGCTCGCTAATTTTCTCGGTGTGGAAGTCGTTGGATACATCCGCGGCAAGATGTCATTTGTTTATACGAAACACGAGAAAGTGATCAACGATTTAAAAGCAGCCACTTCGATCTGA
- the fdnG gene encoding formate dehydrogenase-N subunit alpha — protein sequence MLEVSRRQFLKLSGATAATLAVVELGFDPNKAQAESRTLKTESSVITPTICPYCSVGCGILVHVKDEDVVYTEGDPDHPINRGSLCSKGTSIRQLYTSDRRVQKPMYRAPGSDQWEERDWDWTLDRIAEKIKQTRDESFEVTADGMPVYRTEAIASLGGAALENEECYMIQKFMRGMGATFIEHQARIUHSSTVAGLAPSFGRGAMTNHWNDIQHADVIFVIGGNPAENHPISMKYVQKAKDKGAKLIVVDPRFTRTAQLSDVYAPLRSGTDIPVMGGLMNYALQNGLYHEEYVRHYTNATFLVHDDFDFDDGLFTGYDEDSRSYDKATWTFQRDEDGEILTDETMQDPRCVFQLLKKHYERYDAETVSAMAGMTVDDFNRVAETFCSTGATDKTGTIMYAMGTTQHTVGSQNVRSYAMLQLLLGNVGRPGGGVNAMRGECNVQGSTDFALLFHLMSGYIGAPTQSANHASLAAYNENETPASGFWSNKPKFLASLLKAYYGENATPENDFLYDYFPKGQKNYSHISLFESMHNEEIKGLITWGQNPMVGGPNANFEREAMTKLDWFVSMDLWETETAAFWKDNAGSNPADIDTEVFMLPACGPYEKEGSVSNSGRWMQYRWKALEPKHDSKSDAWLVNNLAKRLKALYEGEQSEAAKPIQALDWNFGDGDYPDVDLVCREINGYDLKTGKTITNFTHLKDDGTTSSGNWIYSGFYPDAGPGEDKNLAKRRDDEDTGMENYLNWSFAWPVNRRNLYNRAGADPQGNPWSSNKETIWWDGEQWTGHDVPDFGANNDPAGPGGKNPFIMIPHGKGGLFTDGTADGPFPEHYEPYESPIPNAFSSQELNPAVHIWGGDHNKRGKFADFPIVATTYRLTEHWQSGSMTRQLEWPSELMPHMFVEISQELADEKGIQEKDKVMVSTARGEIEALAMITKRFKPYTIRGEKIHHLGMPWHYGYEGIATGSIANHLTSHIGDANTMIPEYKAFLCDVRRVEA from the coding sequence ATGCTTGAAGTATCAAGAAGACAATTTTTAAAGTTGTCCGGCGCAACAGCGGCGACACTTGCCGTTGTGGAACTCGGGTTTGACCCGAACAAGGCACAGGCGGAGTCACGGACATTAAAGACGGAATCATCCGTCATCACACCGACGATCTGTCCTTACTGCTCGGTCGGGTGCGGGATTCTCGTTCATGTGAAGGATGAAGATGTGGTGTATACGGAAGGGGATCCGGATCACCCGATTAACAGAGGGTCCCTGTGCAGCAAGGGAACATCGATCAGACAGCTGTATACGTCTGACCGGCGTGTGCAAAAGCCGATGTACCGCGCTCCAGGCAGTGACCAATGGGAAGAGCGGGACTGGGACTGGACCCTGGACCGTATTGCAGAGAAGATTAAACAAACCCGTGATGAATCCTTCGAAGTGACGGCAGACGGGATGCCGGTATACCGGACAGAAGCGATAGCAAGTCTCGGGGGAGCCGCACTTGAGAATGAAGAGTGCTATATGATTCAGAAGTTCATGCGCGGCATGGGCGCCACCTTTATTGAACACCAGGCGAGGATATGACACTCCTCTACGGTTGCCGGTCTGGCACCAAGCTTTGGTCGTGGCGCAATGACAAATCACTGGAACGACATCCAGCATGCTGACGTGATTTTCGTCATCGGGGGGAACCCTGCTGAGAATCACCCAATCAGCATGAAATATGTACAAAAAGCGAAAGACAAGGGCGCGAAGCTGATCGTCGTTGACCCGCGTTTCACAAGAACAGCTCAGCTTTCTGACGTCTATGCACCGCTTCGCTCGGGAACGGACATCCCGGTTATGGGCGGGTTAATGAACTACGCGCTGCAAAACGGTCTGTATCATGAGGAATACGTCCGACACTATACGAATGCCACGTTCCTCGTGCATGATGATTTTGACTTTGATGACGGTCTGTTTACCGGCTATGACGAAGACAGCCGCAGTTATGATAAAGCCACCTGGACGTTCCAGCGGGATGAAGACGGTGAAATTTTAACCGATGAGACGATGCAGGACCCGCGCTGTGTGTTCCAGCTCTTAAAGAAGCATTATGAGCGTTATGATGCTGAGACGGTATCAGCCATGGCGGGCATGACGGTTGATGACTTCAACCGCGTCGCTGAAACGTTCTGTTCCACTGGGGCGACAGATAAGACAGGTACGATTATGTATGCCATGGGCACGACCCAGCACACGGTCGGCTCGCAAAACGTGCGGAGCTATGCGATGCTTCAGCTCTTGCTTGGTAACGTAGGCCGTCCTGGCGGCGGTGTGAATGCCATGCGCGGTGAGTGTAACGTTCAGGGCTCCACGGACTTTGCGCTGCTCTTCCATCTGATGTCCGGTTATATCGGGGCACCGACGCAGAGCGCCAATCATGCTTCGCTTGCGGCTTACAATGAAAATGAAACACCGGCTTCAGGATTCTGGAGCAACAAGCCGAAGTTTTTGGCGAGTCTGTTAAAGGCATACTACGGAGAAAATGCGACACCTGAGAATGATTTCCTCTATGACTATTTCCCGAAAGGGCAGAAGAACTACTCCCATATTTCGTTGTTTGAATCGATGCACAACGAAGAAATCAAAGGGCTGATCACCTGGGGACAGAACCCGATGGTCGGCGGACCAAATGCCAACTTTGAGCGTGAGGCCATGACGAAGCTCGACTGGTTTGTATCCATGGATCTGTGGGAGACGGAAACGGCAGCCTTCTGGAAAGACAATGCCGGAAGTAACCCGGCGGACATTGATACGGAAGTATTCATGCTGCCGGCATGCGGGCCTTATGAAAAAGAAGGATCGGTTTCAAACAGTGGCCGCTGGATGCAGTACAGATGGAAAGCACTGGAGCCAAAGCACGACTCCAAATCCGATGCGTGGCTTGTGAATAATCTGGCGAAACGTCTGAAAGCCTTGTATGAAGGGGAACAGTCCGAAGCAGCCAAGCCGATCCAGGCACTGGACTGGAACTTTGGTGACGGCGACTATCCGGATGTGGACCTTGTCTGCCGTGAAATCAACGGGTACGATTTGAAGACGGGTAAAACGATTACCAACTTTACTCACCTGAAAGACGACGGAACAACGTCAAGCGGAAACTGGATTTATTCCGGATTTTACCCTGACGCAGGACCTGGAGAGGATAAAAACCTCGCCAAGCGTCGTGATGATGAGGATACGGGTATGGAGAACTACCTGAACTGGTCCTTTGCTTGGCCGGTGAACCGTCGTAATTTGTATAACCGCGCCGGTGCGGATCCGCAGGGGAATCCTTGGAGCTCCAATAAAGAGACGATCTGGTGGGATGGCGAACAATGGACGGGGCATGATGTACCGGACTTTGGCGCCAATAACGATCCGGCAGGTCCGGGAGGCAAAAATCCGTTTATCATGATTCCTCATGGTAAAGGCGGCCTGTTCACCGACGGCACCGCGGACGGACCGTTCCCGGAACATTACGAACCTTACGAAAGCCCGATTCCGAATGCGTTCTCGAGTCAGGAACTGAATCCGGCCGTTCATATTTGGGGCGGTGATCACAATAAGCGCGGGAAGTTTGCCGATTTCCCAATCGTGGCAACGACGTACCGCCTGACGGAGCACTGGCAGTCCGGTTCGATGACGAGACAGCTCGAGTGGCCGTCTGAGCTGATGCCGCATATGTTTGTGGAGATCAGTCAGGAACTGGCGGATGAGAAGGGCATTCAGGAGAAAGACAAAGTGATGGTATCAACGGCACGCGGCGAGATCGAAGCCCTGGCCATGATCACGAAGCGCTTCAAACCTTACACCATACGAGGCGAAAAGATCCATCATCTCGGTATGCCATGGCATTACGGCTATGAAGGAATAGCAACAGGTTCGATTGCGAACCATCTGACGAGTCACATTGGTGATGCCAATACGATGATACCGGAGTATAAAGCGTTTCTCTGTGATGTAAGGAGGGTGGAAGCATGA
- a CDS encoding 4Fe-4S dicluster domain-containing protein → MSYAKLVDVTRCDACRACQVACKNWNDLPSDIQAYGGSYQSHEKVNGKTWNVLQMKEYENGSGFEWLFRHSACYHCEDAACEKVCPEGAISTTDMGNVVIDQEQCVGCSYCTQNCPFDIVELADYVNQDGETVQRAQKCTMCDDRIHNGLQPACADVCHMDAIVFGTKEEMKQLAQERLAQVQDRYPNAQIYDPQGVGGTHTIYLLTDDPEVYDMPRDPKVPTSAVVWKDYAQPMGKALLGVTTMAVMTGYVTNKLFNKEGHGSEEEGGHEDVDRD, encoded by the coding sequence ATGAGCTATGCAAAATTAGTGGACGTAACCCGTTGTGATGCGTGTCGTGCCTGCCAGGTAGCCTGCAAAAACTGGAATGACCTGCCGAGTGATATTCAGGCATACGGTGGAAGCTATCAGTCCCATGAGAAAGTGAACGGAAAGACATGGAACGTGCTTCAGATGAAAGAATATGAAAATGGAAGCGGGTTTGAGTGGCTCTTTCGCCACTCCGCCTGCTACCACTGTGAAGATGCAGCGTGTGAGAAAGTGTGTCCGGAAGGAGCCATTTCCACAACGGATATGGGCAACGTCGTCATCGATCAGGAACAGTGCGTCGGATGCAGCTATTGTACGCAGAACTGTCCGTTTGATATCGTTGAACTCGCTGATTATGTAAATCAGGACGGTGAAACGGTGCAACGCGCTCAGAAATGCACGATGTGTGACGATCGGATTCATAACGGCCTGCAGCCTGCCTGTGCGGATGTTTGCCATATGGACGCTATCGTATTTGGTACAAAAGAAGAAATGAAGCAGTTGGCTCAGGAACGTCTTGCCCAGGTGCAGGACCGATATCCGAACGCCCAGATTTATGATCCGCAAGGAGTGGGCGGTACGCACACTATCTACCTTCTGACCGATGACCCTGAAGTCTATGACATGCCAAGGGATCCAAAAGTACCGACATCCGCTGTTGTCTGGAAGGATTATGCGCAACCGATGGGGAAAGCCCTTCTCGGTGTGACAACCATGGCAGTGATGACAGGCTATGTGACGAACAAGCTCTTTAACAAAGAAGGACATGGTTCTGAGGAAGAAGGAGGTCATGAAGATGTCGACAGAGACTAA
- a CDS encoding formate dehydrogenase subunit gamma, with protein MSTETNAPQKVKRFSKPIRIAHWLNALAFFALYLTALPLYSDFFSWLYPVLGGPEMARLLHRIFAVLFISTPILVLIFDREGIKHWLKSTFQWSKADVKFFMQFPKEFFLGKSNVPKQGFFNSGEKLNSLLIILTSAMLIVSGIIMWFPQFFSAGVIQWAYPIHNIAFGLSIAVIVGHIFLSIGHPNSKASMEGMTKGTVDVEYAKDHHEAWYDELVEKGEIKEKEKDKGA; from the coding sequence ATGTCGACAGAGACTAATGCACCTCAAAAGGTGAAACGGTTTTCGAAACCGATCCGTATCGCGCACTGGTTAAATGCCCTGGCATTTTTCGCGCTCTACCTGACGGCCTTGCCGCTTTATTCCGACTTCTTCAGCTGGCTGTATCCGGTGCTTGGCGGACCGGAAATGGCGAGGCTGTTGCACCGGATTTTCGCAGTCCTGTTTATTTCGACGCCAATCCTTGTCCTGATCTTTGACAGAGAAGGGATCAAACACTGGTTGAAATCGACATTCCAGTGGTCGAAAGCGGACGTTAAATTCTTTATGCAGTTTCCGAAAGAATTCTTCCTTGGAAAAAGTAATGTGCCAAAACAGGGATTTTTCAATTCAGGGGAAAAGCTGAATTCCCTCCTGATCATTTTGACATCAGCGATGCTGATTGTCTCAGGGATTATCATGTGGTTTCCGCAGTTCTTCTCTGCAGGTGTGATTCAGTGGGCGTATCCGATTCATAACATCGCCTTTGGATTATCCATTGCCGTGATCGTTGGCCATATTTTCCTCAGTATCGGACACCCGAACTCCAAAGCTTCGATGGAAGGTATGACAAAAGGGACCGTTGATGTGGAGTACGCTAAAGACCATCACGAAGCCTGGTACGACGAACTCGTCGAAAAAGGTGAGATCAAGGAAAAGGAGAAAGACAAAGGTGCCTGA